Proteins found in one Sporosarcina jeotgali genomic segment:
- a CDS encoding nucleotidyltransferase produces the protein MKAVGIVVEYNPFHNGHLYHAASAKAQTESDLVIAVMSGNFLQRGEPALVDKWTRTEMALENGVDLVFELPYERATSNASSFASGAIQLLDAAGCSSYCFGSENGSIVPFTTTLSRIASVQTQYDELIRKYIQEGISYPKALNRAYSALIRSTANEQETVDLSLPNNILGFHYMEAAANIGSSMKPATLPRLGAGYHDDVKHGTPIASATGIRKEFFETESTEPIQQFVPNSVYNSLNNWIIERTSFGSWDVFYPLLRFQILRSGPEHLAAIADVTEGIENLLYKAARQAETFQQFMAIVKSKRYTWTRIQRMLTHIYTGFTYSHRASMPAPDHLRLLGMTRAGQSYLKEMKENMKLPVVSRLANFNSASADFSSSVSDLYAFGINPIHPSLGLDYRIPPIRKD, from the coding sequence ATGAAAGCTGTCGGCATCGTCGTAGAATATAATCCTTTCCATAACGGCCACTTGTACCATGCTGCCTCTGCAAAAGCTCAAACTGAATCTGATTTAGTCATCGCTGTCATGAGCGGTAACTTTCTTCAACGCGGTGAACCTGCATTGGTCGACAAATGGACACGCACTGAAATGGCGCTTGAAAACGGAGTAGACCTCGTTTTCGAATTGCCTTATGAGCGCGCAACCTCAAATGCTTCTTCGTTTGCATCGGGTGCTATCCAGCTTTTAGATGCTGCTGGCTGTTCCAGTTATTGTTTCGGGAGCGAGAACGGGTCTATCGTTCCATTCACGACTACACTAAGCCGGATCGCCTCGGTTCAAACACAGTATGACGAACTTATCCGTAAGTATATTCAAGAAGGGATAAGTTACCCTAAAGCGTTAAACCGTGCATACTCCGCGCTTATTCGTTCCACTGCAAACGAACAAGAAACAGTAGATTTATCATTACCGAACAACATACTTGGTTTTCACTATATGGAAGCCGCTGCAAACATAGGCTCTTCTATGAAACCAGCCACTCTCCCGCGTCTGGGAGCGGGGTACCATGATGATGTGAAACATGGCACTCCGATTGCCAGTGCAACGGGAATCCGAAAAGAGTTTTTTGAAACTGAGAGCACAGAGCCTATCCAGCAGTTTGTCCCTAATTCTGTTTATAATTCCTTAAACAATTGGATTATTGAGCGTACCTCTTTTGGCAGCTGGGATGTTTTCTATCCGCTTCTTAGATTCCAAATTCTTCGCAGCGGACCCGAACACCTTGCCGCTATTGCAGATGTTACAGAAGGCATCGAAAATCTTTTATACAAAGCAGCCAGACAAGCTGAGACATTCCAGCAATTCATGGCTATTGTAAAGTCTAAGCGCTATACATGGACACGCATCCAGCGCATGCTCACTCACATCTACACCGGCTTCACATACAGCCATCGGGCATCCATGCCTGCTCCCGACCATCTGCGTCTGCTCGGAATGACACGTGCAGGTCAAAGCTACTTGAAAGAAATGAAAGAGAATATGAAATTGCCTGTAGTAAGCCGGCTCGCCAATTTTAATAGTGCATCTGCAGACTTCTCGTCTTCTGTTTCGGATTTATATGCATTCGGAATCAATCCAATTCATCCATCATTAGGATTGGATTATCGAATTCCTCCAATCCGTAAAGACTGA
- a CDS encoding YceD family protein yields the protein MKWSIHQLRKFRQGAMPLDEVVDLGSVRERNPEIRAISPVQLTGSCTVGSKKISFHFHLEGSLTLPCARTWEDVHFPFSIESDEQYSWDEDVLAQDDEIHPITGDVVDPMPIFEELILLEVPLQVYCDDADTMTEASGTGWSYATDEEYNLQLTEEQDKKTDPRLAGLARFFESDND from the coding sequence ATGAAATGGTCAATTCATCAATTGCGTAAGTTCAGGCAGGGAGCAATGCCGCTTGACGAAGTGGTTGATTTAGGATCTGTAAGGGAAAGAAACCCGGAAATCCGGGCGATTTCACCTGTTCAGTTAACAGGAAGTTGTACAGTTGGTTCTAAAAAGATCTCGTTTCACTTCCATTTGGAAGGTTCGTTGACCTTGCCATGTGCCCGCACATGGGAAGATGTTCATTTTCCGTTCTCGATTGAGTCGGACGAACAGTACAGTTGGGATGAAGACGTATTAGCGCAAGACGATGAAATCCATCCGATTACGGGGGACGTCGTCGATCCAATGCCGATCTTTGAAGAGCTCATTCTTCTGGAAGTACCGTTGCAGGTTTACTGTGACGATGCGGATACCATGACGGAAGCCTCCGGCACGGGTTGGTCCTACGCGACTGACGAAGAGTATAATCTCCAATTGACAGAAGAACAGGATAAGAAAACGGATCCTAGACTTGCAGGCTTAGCAAGATTTTTTGAATCCGATAACGACTAG
- the rpmF gene encoding 50S ribosomal protein L32 — MAVPKRRTSKTKKNMRRTHYKLQVPGMTTCENCGEMKLAHRICKSCGQYKGKVVVGE, encoded by the coding sequence ATGGCAGTACCAAAGAGAAGAACATCTAAAACCAAAAAGAATATGCGCCGTACACATTACAAGTTACAAGTACCTGGTATGACAACTTGTGAAAACTGTGGTGAAATGAAATTGGCACACCGCATCTGTAAGTCATGCGGTCAATACAAAGGGAAAGTCGTTGTAGGCGAATAA
- a CDS encoding enoyl-CoA hydratase/isomerase family protein → MSFNITSDQGVVTFTITRPEVRNAVNHEVMEGLEQFIAQIEQNKSVKWGVITSAGGKAFCSGGDLSEFHVLETSAQALPMLSRMTELLYRLATLPVPTLALMDGAAVGGGCEIAAACDYRLMKSGVKAGFIQGTLAITTGWGGASLLYEKESGHSHVLQLLTRAQLHTAEALAKWGWITELYEDDKQAALDQFLAKFANIESDVLRAYKAIAVRKWEQSDLKSRMMEECNQCSILWESEAHHAAVRQFRNR, encoded by the coding sequence ATGTCATTCAATATTACATCCGATCAGGGAGTCGTGACATTCACAATTACCCGACCTGAAGTCCGGAATGCAGTGAATCATGAAGTGATGGAAGGTCTTGAACAATTCATTGCTCAGATTGAGCAGAACAAATCAGTGAAATGGGGAGTCATCACATCTGCTGGCGGCAAAGCATTTTGTTCAGGCGGTGACCTGAGTGAGTTCCATGTGTTAGAAACATCTGCGCAGGCGCTTCCGATGCTTTCTAGAATGACAGAGCTATTGTATCGGCTTGCAACATTACCTGTACCAACACTAGCACTAATGGATGGAGCTGCAGTTGGGGGAGGCTGCGAAATTGCAGCGGCATGTGATTACAGACTGATGAAGTCCGGTGTCAAAGCAGGATTCATCCAAGGAACGCTTGCAATTACCACTGGCTGGGGCGGGGCATCGCTGCTTTATGAAAAAGAGTCCGGGCATAGTCATGTCCTTCAGCTATTGACTCGTGCGCAGCTTCATACAGCTGAAGCACTCGCTAAATGGGGCTGGATCACTGAACTTTATGAAGATGACAAACAGGCAGCACTAGATCAGTTTTTAGCGAAATTTGCAAATATAGAGTCCGATGTCTTACGGGCTTACAAGGCAATTGCTGTACGGAAATGGGAACAGTCAGACTTGAAGAGCAGGATGATGGAAGAATGCAATCAGTGTTCAATCCTCTGGGAATCCGAAGCACATCATGCAGCTGTGCGTCAATTTCGCAACCGATAA
- a CDS encoding biotin/lipoyl-binding carrier protein gives MAQVLSTMTGTVFTIEVEVGQEVKKGDVVVILESMKMEIPVEAEMDGKVASIAVKEEDFVDEGDLILTFEG, from the coding sequence ATGGCACAAGTACTTTCTACAATGACAGGAACAGTTTTCACAATTGAAGTTGAAGTTGGGCAAGAAGTGAAAAAAGGGGATGTCGTTGTTATCCTTGAATCAATGAAAATGGAAATTCCTGTTGAAGCTGAAATGGATGGAAAAGTGGCGTCTATCGCTGTTAAGGAAGAGGACTTTGTTGACGAAGGGGACCTTATTCTGACGTTCGAAGGATAA
- a CDS encoding acyl-CoA carboxylase subunit beta yields MTNHTEEQKGYNHKLEQQLEEIFSGGQPKYHEKAAQQGKLFVRKRLELLFDDGEYTEDGRFANCEAGDLPADGVVTAMGKVGGQTVCVMANDSTIKAGSWGSRTVEKIIRIQETAEMHRVPMLYLVDSAGARITDQLDMFPNRRGAGRIFHNQVRLSGFIPQICVLFGPSAAGGAYIPAFCDLVIMVKGNSSMYLGSPRMAEKVIGQKVSLEEMGGAEMHCTVSGCGDVLAENEEEAISEAKRYLAFFPANFTEPAPIAEPVEAKAGRTLEEIIPENQNAPFNMYEALDVLIDEGSFFEVKKKFAPELITGLARINGKSVGIIANQPKAKGGVLFVDSADKGAKFINLCDAFSIPLLFLADVPGFMIGTKVEKEGIIRHGAKLIMAMSSATVPKISVVVRKAYGAGLYAMAGPAFEPDVCIALPTAQIAVMGPEAAVNAVYSNKIEAIEDPKERRAYVLEKQQEYKEEIDIYRLASEMIIDEIVKPSDLRAVLAARFELYSTKNIPQPPRKHPVYPV; encoded by the coding sequence ATGACAAACCACACAGAAGAACAAAAGGGGTATAATCATAAACTTGAACAACAGCTCGAGGAGATTTTTTCGGGCGGACAGCCGAAATATCATGAAAAAGCTGCTCAGCAAGGAAAGCTTTTTGTTCGGAAACGTCTGGAGTTACTGTTTGACGATGGTGAATATACAGAAGATGGACGTTTTGCGAATTGTGAAGCGGGTGACTTGCCTGCGGATGGTGTCGTCACCGCAATGGGGAAGGTTGGCGGCCAAACAGTTTGCGTTATGGCGAATGATTCAACGATCAAAGCGGGTTCGTGGGGATCCCGCACAGTAGAAAAAATTATTAGAATACAAGAAACGGCTGAAATGCATCGCGTTCCAATGTTGTATTTAGTCGATTCAGCAGGAGCCCGTATTACGGATCAGCTGGATATGTTTCCGAACCGCAGAGGGGCAGGGCGGATTTTCCACAATCAAGTGAGGCTTTCTGGATTCATTCCTCAAATTTGTGTGCTGTTCGGTCCTTCAGCTGCTGGCGGTGCTTACATACCGGCATTTTGTGATCTTGTAATAATGGTTAAGGGCAATTCTTCGATGTATTTAGGTTCGCCAAGAATGGCTGAGAAGGTCATTGGACAGAAAGTATCGTTAGAGGAAATGGGCGGTGCAGAAATGCATTGCACTGTCAGTGGATGCGGAGATGTACTGGCAGAGAACGAAGAAGAGGCGATTTCTGAAGCGAAACGCTACCTTGCGTTCTTCCCGGCAAACTTTACAGAGCCTGCACCTATAGCAGAACCTGTTGAGGCAAAAGCAGGACGAACACTGGAAGAAATCATTCCTGAAAATCAAAATGCACCGTTCAATATGTATGAAGCGTTGGATGTGCTGATTGATGAGGGAAGTTTCTTTGAGGTGAAAAAGAAGTTTGCTCCAGAATTGATTACTGGGCTTGCGCGTATTAACGGGAAGTCTGTGGGAATTATAGCAAACCAGCCGAAAGCAAAGGGCGGCGTGTTGTTTGTCGACTCTGCAGACAAAGGCGCCAAATTCATTAACCTTTGTGATGCTTTTTCAATTCCTTTGCTATTTCTAGCAGATGTCCCTGGGTTCATGATCGGGACTAAAGTGGAAAAAGAAGGGATAATCCGGCATGGGGCGAAACTGATAATGGCGATGAGCTCCGCGACTGTGCCGAAAATCTCAGTCGTCGTTCGCAAAGCATACGGTGCTGGACTGTACGCAATGGCAGGTCCAGCCTTTGAACCGGATGTTTGTATCGCACTGCCGACGGCGCAAATTGCAGTTATGGGGCCAGAAGCTGCTGTGAATGCGGTCTATTCAAACAAGATTGAAGCGATTGAAGATCCGAAAGAGCGACGTGCATACGTACTGGAAAAACAGCAGGAATACAAAGAAGAGATCGATATTTATCGTTTAGCATCAGAAATGATTATCGATGAAATCGTGAAACCTTCCGATTTGCGAGCAGTCCTTGCTGCGCGTTTTGAACTATACAGTACAAAGAATATTCCACAGCCGCCTCGGAAGCACCCGGTTTATCCAGTTTAA
- a CDS encoding 2-dehydropantoate 2-reductase has product MEVVIAGAGAMGLLIGSYLAESGISVSFLTRRNEQAADLIDNGVKRIHNGSVSTFRVHAFSDIAHAPKNAFWILAVKSKDLRGVVQQLEFAKLPGHLMFIQNGMRHYDLARSVSISSVSIASLTHGAGKVDDHTVIHNGVGVMRIAALTRNQEGSSRLFEASSSMFPIVQEQDAHSMLLRKAIINCCINPLTALLELKNGELLTNITAHALMEAVYSELASGYPETVKTLAFSDVEKVCRNTSDNRSSMLTDRDNGIPMEIDTIVSAILEGKGECMPTLKVLERLLKAMDERKDDV; this is encoded by the coding sequence ATGGAAGTTGTGATTGCAGGTGCAGGAGCGATGGGACTTTTAATTGGTTCCTACTTAGCTGAATCAGGAATATCAGTTTCGTTTTTAACGAGACGAAATGAGCAAGCTGCAGACTTAATCGACAATGGCGTAAAAAGAATACATAATGGCAGTGTGAGTACGTTCCGTGTTCATGCATTTTCAGACATAGCACATGCTCCGAAGAATGCATTCTGGATTCTTGCTGTAAAATCCAAGGATTTAAGAGGTGTCGTGCAGCAATTGGAATTCGCTAAGCTTCCCGGCCATTTGATGTTTATCCAAAATGGAATGCGTCACTATGACCTTGCACGTTCTGTCTCAATATCTTCTGTTTCAATTGCATCACTCACGCATGGTGCAGGAAAAGTTGACGATCATACTGTCATTCATAACGGAGTCGGTGTTATGAGAATTGCTGCTCTTACCAGAAATCAGGAAGGTTCTTCCCGCTTATTTGAAGCTAGCTCTTCCATGTTTCCTATTGTGCAAGAACAAGACGCACACTCGATGTTGTTAAGAAAGGCAATTATAAATTGCTGTATTAATCCCTTAACAGCGCTATTGGAGCTGAAGAATGGAGAATTACTCACAAATATCACCGCACATGCACTCATGGAGGCAGTTTATAGTGAACTTGCATCAGGATATCCAGAAACAGTAAAAACATTGGCTTTTTCTGACGTGGAAAAAGTGTGCAGAAATACTTCAGACAACAGATCCTCCATGCTTACCGATCGGGATAATGGCATACCGATGGAGATTGACACAATTGTAAGTGCAATTCTTGAGGGGAAAGGTGAATGTATGCCTACACTCAAGGTGTTGGAAAGACTGTTGAAAGCAATGGATGAAAGGAAAGATGACGTGTGA
- a CDS encoding DUF3397 family protein produces MKEIVQFLLSLIVIVPYVLTVALFVMVKLSGRSSVKSFRIAADVTVPFLLLSVIVLLRMILEIHAGITIIAGVLIIGIGFAVAERIRSKEFRVQNMLRNLWRMLFLILSLLYIVLLLSGVAKTVAEFLKV; encoded by the coding sequence GTGAAAGAAATCGTACAATTCTTGTTGTCATTAATCGTCATCGTGCCATATGTATTGACAGTTGCTTTGTTCGTAATGGTAAAACTGAGCGGGCGTTCTTCTGTAAAATCATTTCGTATTGCAGCAGATGTAACGGTGCCTTTTTTGTTATTGTCCGTAATCGTCTTACTCAGAATGATTTTAGAAATTCACGCCGGAATCACCATAATAGCAGGTGTCCTCATAATTGGAATTGGTTTTGCGGTAGCAGAAAGAATTCGCAGCAAAGAATTCAGAGTCCAGAATATGCTGCGCAATCTATGGAGAATGCTGTTTTTAATACTGTCATTGCTCTACATTGTCTTGCTTTTATCAGGTGTTGCAAAAACAGTGGCGGAATTTTTAAAAGTATAG
- the bshC gene encoding bacillithiol biosynthesis cysteine-adding enzyme BshC has translation MEIASQNVHKSAVMEAYEHDAQFNKTFYDYTLSAESYTQRLAELKKRSYQRQELARTIRSFMEPFGISDAAAAHIDELSDNGVAVVGGQQSGLLTGPLYSVHKAITVILLAKQQRKELGVPVIPVFWVAGEDHDIEEINHIFTEQDGRPVKQQYPERYVLKSMASDTEYDAEQMAEYIRLVFRDYEETAYTKELLEEVLSSAEQEHTFTKFFVRLMNNLFQKHGLLFIDSADKTLRQLESGYFKKLITESKTIAEKISLKERLFEQQGFGTPIQAAENAAHLFYVHETGRVLLSRKDDVFVNETAGLRFTAEELIAIAEQMPWKLSNNVATRPLMQDMVFPVLAFVGGPGEIAYWSLLKDAFNHLEMKMPILVPRISITLVTSETQHALKKSELTVNQVMTGEVISRRAQFLDEQKDVKLEQLLQETENVIQEQYNKIEQHISDKDLKSLAEKNRAYHLRQLAYLRDKSEDALLRKYAAAIRNYSLVEGDLCPERNLQERTYTPYPYLNVYGPSLIDDLLNASLPINGQHVVVCL, from the coding sequence ATGGAAATTGCATCACAAAACGTACATAAAAGCGCCGTTATGGAAGCGTATGAACACGACGCACAGTTCAACAAAACGTTCTATGACTATACACTTAGCGCTGAAAGTTATACACAGCGACTCGCTGAATTGAAAAAACGTTCGTATCAGCGACAGGAGCTTGCCAGGACAATCCGGTCATTTATGGAGCCATTCGGGATTTCAGATGCTGCCGCTGCTCATATAGATGAGCTTTCCGACAATGGAGTGGCCGTTGTGGGCGGACAGCAATCTGGACTTTTGACGGGACCACTCTATTCCGTTCATAAAGCGATTACAGTTATTTTGCTTGCAAAACAACAGCGAAAAGAATTAGGTGTTCCAGTTATCCCGGTGTTTTGGGTGGCGGGTGAAGACCATGATATAGAAGAAATCAATCATATCTTTACCGAGCAGGATGGCCGTCCCGTAAAACAGCAATATCCGGAACGTTATGTTTTAAAGTCGATGGCATCGGATACTGAGTATGATGCAGAACAAATGGCGGAATACATTCGTTTAGTATTTCGTGATTACGAGGAAACAGCATATACAAAAGAATTATTGGAAGAAGTGCTTTCTTCTGCAGAACAAGAGCACACATTTACAAAATTCTTCGTTCGATTAATGAACAACCTATTCCAAAAACACGGACTGTTGTTCATCGATTCAGCTGACAAGACGTTGCGTCAGCTGGAATCCGGCTATTTCAAAAAACTGATTACAGAGTCTAAAACAATTGCTGAAAAGATTTCATTGAAAGAACGGTTATTTGAACAGCAGGGATTCGGAACACCAATTCAAGCTGCAGAGAATGCGGCACATTTATTTTACGTACATGAAACAGGCAGGGTGTTATTGAGCAGAAAAGATGATGTGTTTGTAAATGAGACAGCTGGTCTTCGGTTCACGGCTGAAGAACTTATTGCCATTGCTGAGCAGATGCCATGGAAGTTAAGCAATAATGTAGCTACGAGACCATTAATGCAAGATATGGTTTTTCCTGTTCTCGCATTTGTTGGAGGACCTGGTGAAATCGCGTATTGGTCTTTGTTAAAAGATGCTTTTAACCATTTAGAAATGAAAATGCCAATTCTAGTTCCTAGAATTTCGATAACGTTGGTTACTTCTGAAACACAGCATGCATTGAAGAAATCAGAGTTGACCGTGAATCAAGTGATGACTGGCGAAGTGATTAGCAGACGGGCACAATTTTTAGATGAACAAAAAGACGTCAAACTTGAACAGTTACTTCAAGAAACTGAAAACGTGATTCAGGAACAATACAACAAAATTGAGCAGCATATTTCTGATAAGGACCTGAAAAGTCTTGCTGAGAAAAATCGTGCGTATCACTTGCGCCAGCTTGCCTATCTTCGAGACAAATCTGAAGATGCCTTGTTAAGGAAGTACGCGGCGGCGATTCGGAACTACAGTTTAGTTGAGGGCGATTTGTGTCCTGAAAGAAATCTGCAGGAGCGTACGTATACGCCATATCCGTATTTAAACGTATATGGACCATCACTAATTGATGATTTGCTGAATGCTTCTTTACCGATTAACGGGCAGCATGTTGTCGTCTGCCTATAA
- the mraZ gene encoding division/cell wall cluster transcriptional repressor MraZ, whose translation MFMGEYQHTIDTKGRLIIPSKFREDLADGFVLTRGLDNCLFGYPMNEWKKLEEKLKALPVTKKDARAFTRFFFSGATEVELDKQGRVNIPSSLLGYAKISKDCMVIGVSGRFEIWSEENWQTYYEESEESFNDIAENIMDFDF comes from the coding sequence ATGTTCATGGGTGAATATCAGCATACTATCGATACAAAAGGCCGTTTGATAATCCCTTCAAAATTCAGGGAAGATCTTGCGGATGGATTTGTGTTGACTCGCGGCCTGGACAATTGTCTCTTCGGTTATCCGATGAATGAATGGAAAAAGCTTGAAGAAAAATTGAAAGCGCTGCCCGTGACTAAGAAAGATGCCCGAGCATTCACACGTTTTTTCTTTTCTGGTGCAACTGAAGTTGAACTGGACAAGCAAGGCCGTGTTAATATTCCATCTTCACTGCTTGGCTATGCCAAAATCTCTAAAGATTGCATGGTTATTGGTGTTTCCGGGAGATTTGAAATATGGTCTGAAGAAAATTGGCAGACGTATTACGAGGAGTCCGAGGAATCCTTTAACGATATCGCAGAAAACATTATGGACTTTGACTTTTGA
- the rsmH gene encoding 16S rRNA (cytosine(1402)-N(4))-methyltransferase RsmH: MFDHTTVLLHEAVEGLSIQPEGIYVDCTLGGAGHSKEIAKQLSGKGRLICFDQDMTAIEAAKQTLSEYLDRVTFIHANFSQLKEELHRIDIEFVDGILYDLGVSSPQLDTPERGFSYNHDAPLDMRMDTTAPLTAFEVVNEWSYQDLLRIFFRYGEEKFSKSIARKIEEARSDKPIQTTAELAELIKTGIPAAARRTGGHPAKRVFQAIRIAVNDELGAAETSLTDAIELLNPKGRISVITFHSLEDRLCKTIFKEASSLPELPPNLPVIPEGLDVKLKLITRKPILPSEEEIEVNKRARSAKLRIAERK; the protein is encoded by the coding sequence ATGTTCGATCATACAACTGTATTACTTCACGAAGCTGTAGAAGGCCTTTCTATACAACCGGAAGGGATCTATGTCGACTGTACTCTTGGAGGCGCTGGACATAGTAAAGAAATTGCGAAACAGCTATCAGGAAAAGGCAGACTTATTTGTTTTGACCAAGATATGACTGCAATTGAAGCAGCAAAACAGACGTTATCCGAGTATTTGGATAGAGTGACGTTCATTCATGCTAATTTCAGTCAGTTAAAAGAGGAACTCCATAGAATTGATATAGAATTTGTAGATGGAATTTTGTACGATCTTGGTGTCTCTTCCCCTCAATTAGATACACCTGAACGCGGGTTTAGTTACAATCATGATGCGCCATTAGACATGAGAATGGATACAACAGCTCCTCTAACTGCTTTTGAAGTGGTGAATGAATGGAGTTATCAAGATTTACTGCGTATTTTCTTCCGCTACGGAGAAGAGAAGTTCTCAAAAAGCATCGCGCGCAAAATTGAAGAAGCACGTTCAGATAAACCGATTCAGACGACAGCTGAACTTGCAGAGCTTATTAAGACAGGTATTCCAGCCGCTGCAAGAAGAACAGGCGGACACCCGGCAAAACGAGTGTTTCAAGCGATTCGAATTGCAGTCAATGATGAATTAGGTGCAGCAGAAACGTCGCTGACAGACGCTATTGAGCTTCTTAATCCAAAAGGCCGGATCAGTGTAATCACATTTCACTCGTTGGAAGATCGATTGTGCAAGACGATTTTTAAAGAAGCCTCTTCTTTACCGGAGCTTCCTCCCAATTTGCCTGTGATACCAGAAGGGCTTGACGTCAAATTGAAATTAATTACCCGTAAACCCATTTTGCCAAGTGAAGAAGAAATAGAAGTCAACAAACGAGCGCGATCTGCAAAGCTTCGAATAGCTGAAAGAAAATGA
- the ftsL gene encoding cell division protein FtsL — translation MALEQRKIQTNYIPEQETQASPASIPAPKTRKIFSPGEKFLAVAFIAAVVMFSTMVLHTQAQINDTNKDMHVLSNKIEETSKQNIELSNQVSEKSTYERIWEKAKELGLNLNESNVKVVPGR, via the coding sequence ATGGCTCTAGAGCAGCGCAAAATCCAAACGAATTACATACCGGAACAGGAAACTCAAGCGAGTCCGGCATCGATACCTGCTCCGAAAACCCGGAAGATTTTCTCGCCGGGTGAAAAATTTTTAGCTGTTGCATTCATTGCTGCAGTTGTGATGTTTTCAACGATGGTGCTTCATACACAGGCTCAAATCAATGATACAAATAAAGATATGCACGTTCTTTCAAACAAAATCGAGGAAACATCAAAACAGAATATTGAATTGTCCAACCAAGTAAGCGAGAAATCGACTTATGAACGTATTTGGGAGAAAGCAAAAGAACTTGGCTTGAATCTTAATGAAAGTAACGTAAAGGTCGTGCCTGGACGATGA